A region of bacterium DNA encodes the following proteins:
- a CDS encoding PfkB family carbohydrate kinase, translating into MSILAVGSVALDTVKAPGGSVDEGLGGSATYFALAASLFAPVAVVAVVGDDFPEEAFQIFADRGVDCAGLERREGRTFRWCGRYEEDVNVAITEKTELGVFGEFRPVVPESCRNYPYVALGNIDPLLQLAVLEQLNGPRFVAVDTMNYWIDRQRDDLAEVVARADVLVVNDAEARMLGGEANLLAAMTRLLELGPRYVLAKKGEHGAVLMARDFEFILPAFPVREVADPTGAGDTFAGGFLGFLAASDDTSPANLCRAVAYGATVASFAVEGLGITRLAKLTRDEVEERLARLGDMTRF; encoded by the coding sequence ATGAGCATATTGGCCGTAGGGTCCGTCGCGTTGGATACCGTAAAAGCCCCCGGCGGCAGCGTTGACGAGGGGTTGGGCGGTTCGGCGACCTACTTCGCGCTCGCGGCCTCGCTGTTCGCGCCGGTGGCCGTCGTGGCGGTGGTGGGCGACGATTTCCCCGAAGAGGCGTTTCAAATTTTCGCCGACCGCGGCGTCGATTGCGCCGGCCTGGAGCGCCGCGAGGGCCGGACCTTCCGGTGGTGCGGCCGCTACGAAGAGGACGTCAACGTCGCCATAACCGAAAAAACCGAGCTCGGCGTCTTCGGCGAGTTCCGGCCGGTGGTGCCGGAGAGCTGCCGCAACTACCCGTACGTCGCGCTGGGCAACATCGACCCGCTGCTGCAGCTCGCCGTTTTGGAGCAACTCAACGGCCCCCGGTTCGTCGCCGTCGATACGATGAACTACTGGATAGACCGGCAGCGCGACGACCTGGCCGAGGTGGTAGCTCGAGCCGACGTTCTCGTCGTAAACGACGCCGAGGCGAGGATGCTGGGGGGCGAGGCGAATTTGCTCGCCGCGATGACGCGTCTCCTCGAGCTGGGGCCTCGGTACGTGCTTGCCAAGAAAGGCGAGCACGGCGCCGTCCTTATGGCCCGCGATTTCGAATTTATATTGCCGGCGTTCCCGGTACGCGAGGTCGCCGACCCCACGGGCGCGGGCGACACCTTCGCCGGCGGTTTCCTCGGCTTCCTCGCCGCGTCCGACGATACGTCGCCGGCCAACCTCTGCCGCGCCGTGGCCTACGGCGCCACCGTGGCCTCCTTCGCCGTCGAGGGATTGGGGATAACCAGGCTGGCGAAGTTGACCCGCGACGAGGTGGAGGAGCGCCTCGCGCGCCTGGGCGATATGACCCGGTTTTAA
- a CDS encoding YggT family protein, whose protein sequence is MSNAILIALLILDRAVWIYMLVIVARAIMSWFRPNPRNPIVRFLYAITDPVLYPVRDFIHYRLRLNLGGIDISPLVVLAALWALRALVLPWLVHVVAGAG, encoded by the coding sequence ATGAGCAACGCGATACTTATAGCGTTATTGATCCTCGACCGAGCCGTCTGGATTTACATGCTCGTTATCGTCGCCCGGGCCATCATGTCGTGGTTCAGGCCCAACCCCCGCAATCCCATCGTCAGGTTCCTTTACGCGATTACGGACCCGGTGTTATACCCGGTGCGCGATTTCATCCATTATCGGTTGCGCCTCAACCTCGGCGGCATCGATATCTCGCCGCTGGTCGTCCTGGCGGCGCTGTGGGCCCTCCGCGCCCTAGTCTTGCCCTGGCTCGTGCACGTCGTCGCGGGCGCGGGATAG